In one Geoglobus acetivorans genomic region, the following are encoded:
- a CDS encoding chloride channel protein: protein MRISYSKGHFLFLVVLTGIVSGLGAIALYLLIDMTNAFFVGSLGNLTLPTPAGEPEMFSFSFSGIRIPYYILPAIGGLLSGYIVYTFAPEAEGHGTDAVIKAFHRERGVIRARVPFVKALATAFTIGTGGSAGREGPIAQIGAGFGSVLSTFFDLSDRERRILLISGVAGGIGAIFRSPLGGALFAVEVLYRRDTETEGLIYAFLSSIISYTVFVGFLYSMRHSMPTSIFATPSFALTGFEEVPFFALTGLLSAIVGIVYIKTFYSVHNIFKNLKMKSWMKPVAGGLLTGAIIYLIPPAMGMSYGYVQLAIDGKLTVIMALSLLFGKILATSFTVGSGGSGGVFAPSIVIGSMVGALTGFLAQSILPDCSLPIGAFVLVGMGAFISAIAKTPIASIIMVLEMSGGYELLPAIMTASAISYLLSGNYSIYSEQVDTRADSPAHRREMIKDVLENLTVREAMSSENLITVSPNNSVDDVLQLIQLTGHLGFPVVDEGKLIGVITLSDINRVSDEMKKNIKVEDIMTRNPLAVKPDENLEKALKLLIAKDIGRLMVVDDAGRLLGIITRSDIMKAHAKELTRLGL, encoded by the coding sequence GTGAGAATATCCTACTCAAAAGGTCATTTCCTGTTTCTCGTCGTTCTCACGGGGATCGTGTCAGGATTGGGAGCCATTGCGCTGTATCTGTTAATAGACATGACCAACGCATTCTTCGTAGGGTCTCTCGGCAACCTTACACTCCCTACACCGGCAGGCGAACCCGAAATGTTTTCGTTCAGCTTTTCCGGCATCAGAATCCCGTATTACATCCTTCCGGCCATTGGAGGTCTGCTGAGCGGATACATCGTTTACACCTTTGCACCGGAAGCAGAGGGTCACGGGACTGATGCGGTGATAAAAGCGTTCCACAGAGAGAGGGGTGTGATCAGGGCAAGAGTTCCATTTGTCAAGGCACTGGCAACTGCATTCACCATAGGCACAGGAGGGAGCGCAGGAAGGGAAGGGCCCATCGCGCAGATAGGCGCCGGTTTTGGCTCAGTACTTTCCACATTTTTCGACCTAAGCGACAGGGAAAGGAGAATCCTGCTGATCTCCGGTGTTGCGGGAGGTATAGGTGCAATTTTCAGATCTCCCCTTGGAGGGGCGCTTTTTGCCGTTGAAGTGCTTTACAGGAGGGATACCGAAACAGAGGGTCTGATATATGCATTTCTCTCTTCGATAATTTCCTACACCGTGTTCGTTGGCTTTCTGTACTCAATGAGGCATTCGATGCCAACAAGCATCTTTGCCACGCCCTCCTTTGCACTTACAGGCTTTGAAGAAGTTCCGTTTTTCGCACTGACCGGCCTTCTTTCCGCCATTGTGGGTATAGTCTACATCAAGACCTTTTACTCCGTTCACAACATATTCAAAAATCTGAAAATGAAAAGCTGGATGAAGCCTGTGGCTGGAGGCCTGCTCACCGGAGCGATAATCTACCTCATTCCTCCGGCCATGGGCATGAGCTACGGCTACGTTCAGCTCGCAATAGACGGAAAACTGACGGTGATCATGGCGCTCTCACTTCTTTTTGGAAAAATACTCGCCACCTCGTTTACCGTGGGCAGCGGAGGAAGTGGAGGTGTCTTCGCCCCATCGATAGTAATCGGCAGCATGGTGGGTGCACTGACGGGTTTCCTCGCCCAGTCCATACTGCCGGACTGTTCCCTTCCCATAGGAGCCTTCGTACTTGTGGGAATGGGCGCATTCATCTCCGCCATCGCAAAGACGCCTATAGCAAGCATCATAATGGTTCTCGAAATGAGTGGGGGATATGAGCTTCTTCCGGCAATAATGACTGCCTCGGCCATTTCATACCTGCTCTCAGGAAACTACAGCATTTACAGCGAGCAGGTTGATACGAGAGCCGACAGTCCGGCCCACAGAAGGGAAATGATTAAGGACGTTCTGGAGAACCTCACCGTGAGGGAGGCCATGAGTTCAGAAAACCTGATAACCGTTTCGCCGAACAATTCCGTCGATGATGTGCTGCAGCTTATACAGCTCACAGGCCATCTGGGGTTCCCGGTTGTCGATGAGGGAAAGCTCATAGGCGTTATAACGCTCAGCGATATCAACAGGGTTTCCGATGAGATGAAGAAGAACATAAAGGTGGAGGACATCATGACCCGCAACCCCCTCGCAGTTAAGCCTGATGAGAACCTTGAAAAAGCCCTCAAGCTTTTAATCGCAAAGGACATCGGAAGGCTGATGGTTGTGGACGATGCGGGCAGGCTGCTGGGAATAATAACCAGGAGTGACATAATGAAGGCACATGCAAAGGAGCTGACGAGGCTGGGGTTATGA
- the albA gene encoding DNA-binding protein Alba has protein sequence MAENAVFVGNKPVMNYVLAVLTQFNGGAKEVVVKARGRAISRAVDVAEIVRKRFLPDVEVKDIKISTEKVESEQGEANVSAIEIVLGKKD, from the coding sequence ATGGCAGAAAACGCTGTGTTTGTAGGAAACAAGCCTGTAATGAACTATGTTCTGGCAGTTCTGACCCAGTTCAACGGCGGTGCAAAGGAAGTCGTTGTTAAGGCAAGGGGAAGAGCAATCAGCAGGGCTGTCGATGTTGCAGAGATCGTCAGGAAGAGATTCCTTCCCGATGTTGAGGTTAAGGATATCAAGATCTCAACCGAGAAGGTTGAGAGCGAGCAGGGCGAGGCAAACGTCTCTGCTATTGAGATTGTTCTCGGTAAGAAGGACTAA
- a CDS encoding phosphoglycerate kinase: protein MIEEYPTLDDIDYSGRSVLVRVDINAPIVEGEILDTTRFRAHVPTIRELEDCRVVLLAHQSRPGKKDFTTLKKHAEIFSRLLNREVEYVDEVFSECAVKRILEMDAGDILLLENVRFYSEEELKKTPEEHASSYIVSKLYRYFDFYVNDAFSASHRGHASLVGFPVVLPSVIGRLVEKEVRALSNALGSEGEKAFVLGGAKISDSVNVMKNVLEKGIAERVYLTGVVANYFLMLMGYDLGEKNIRIVEDNKEGIDDSEMKKLLKSYEDRIVLPVDFGCEIGGERVDISVEEFFRMDDKPPIKDIGRETVEMFSKEIESYDIAVINGPAGVFEEEEFAYGTFEILRAVSRAGFSVVGGGHISSAARLAGLEDKVSHISTGGGASIRFLSGEKLVALETIRKYWNEKWSQSHRL, encoded by the coding sequence ATGATTGAGGAGTATCCGACTCTGGATGACATTGATTATTCAGGCAGGAGCGTCCTCGTTAGGGTTGATATCAACGCACCCATCGTCGAGGGAGAAATTCTGGACACGACAAGATTTAGAGCCCATGTTCCCACGATAAGAGAGCTTGAGGATTGCAGGGTTGTTCTGCTGGCCCATCAGTCGAGACCCGGAAAGAAGGATTTCACAACGCTTAAAAAACACGCTGAAATCTTTTCAAGGCTGCTTAACCGGGAAGTAGAGTACGTTGATGAGGTCTTTTCGGAATGCGCTGTAAAGAGGATTCTGGAAATGGATGCCGGCGATATACTCCTGCTTGAGAATGTCAGGTTTTACTCCGAGGAGGAGCTGAAAAAAACACCCGAAGAGCATGCCAGCTCGTATATTGTATCAAAACTCTACAGGTATTTTGATTTCTATGTCAATGATGCTTTTTCTGCATCCCACAGAGGTCATGCGAGTCTTGTGGGATTTCCCGTCGTTCTGCCCTCTGTAATAGGCAGGCTGGTGGAGAAGGAGGTCAGAGCCTTATCGAATGCGCTCGGCAGTGAGGGTGAGAAGGCTTTCGTCCTCGGCGGAGCGAAAATAAGCGATTCCGTTAACGTCATGAAAAACGTTCTTGAGAAGGGGATTGCTGAAAGGGTCTATCTCACAGGTGTTGTTGCAAATTACTTCCTCATGCTCATGGGATACGACCTCGGAGAGAAAAACATCAGGATCGTGGAGGATAACAAAGAGGGCATTGACGACTCGGAAATGAAGAAGCTGCTGAAGAGCTATGAGGACAGGATAGTCCTTCCCGTGGATTTTGGCTGTGAAATCGGTGGGGAGAGGGTTGATATTTCCGTGGAGGAATTCTTCAGGATGGATGACAAACCGCCCATAAAGGATATTGGGAGAGAGACGGTGGAGATGTTTTCAAAGGAAATTGAGAGCTATGACATTGCCGTGATAAATGGCCCCGCCGGAGTTTTTGAAGAAGAGGAATTTGCCTACGGGACGTTTGAGATTCTCAGAGCAGTATCAAGGGCTGGATTTTCAGTGGTGGGTGGAGGACACATTTCATCTGCGGCAAGACTTGCGGGACTTGAGGACAAGGTGAGCCACATCTCCACGGGAGGTGGGGCGAGCATAAGGTTCCTGAGCGGGGAAAAGCTGGTCGCTCTGGAAACCATCAGAAAGTACTGGAATGAGAAGTGGAGTCAATCCCACCGTCTGTAA
- a CDS encoding UbiX family flavin prenyltransferase, whose amino-acid sequence MRFIVAMTGASGQIFGVRLLEILRDHAEIHLVISSAARITAEHELEVSLSQIEKLADFVYSEDDIAAGIASGSFRHDGMAIVPCSIKTLSSIAYGMADNLITRAADVTLKERRKLVLAVRETPLHINHLRAMVRVTEAGGIVMPPVPAFYIRPEKIEDIVDHFASRVAEILGVQVDYRRWD is encoded by the coding sequence ATGAGATTCATAGTTGCAATGACAGGTGCATCAGGCCAGATTTTTGGAGTCAGGCTTCTCGAAATTTTAAGGGACCATGCCGAAATCCATCTTGTGATCTCCTCTGCTGCGAGAATCACGGCAGAACATGAGCTTGAAGTTTCCCTGAGCCAGATTGAGAAACTGGCCGATTTCGTGTATTCTGAAGACGACATAGCCGCAGGGATTGCAAGTGGATCCTTCAGGCACGACGGCATGGCAATCGTACCCTGCAGCATCAAAACGCTTTCATCAATTGCCTACGGGATGGCGGACAACCTCATAACGAGGGCCGCAGATGTAACCCTGAAGGAGAGGAGAAAACTCGTTCTGGCAGTTAGAGAAACCCCACTCCACATAAATCACCTGAGGGCAATGGTGAGGGTTACGGAGGCGGGAGGAATAGTCATGCCCCCCGTACCGGCATTCTACATCAGGCCGGAAAAAATAGAGGACATTGTTGACCATTTTGCTTCGAGGGTTGCGGAGATTCTCGGTGTGCAGGTAGATTACAGACGGTGGGATTGA
- the asd gene encoding aspartate-semialdehyde dehydrogenase, translated as MKYKVAVLGATGMVGQKFIQLLENHPWFEISALMASERRVGKAYGDEVEWLVSSDVPENVRDMEMLPMDPRNVDADIVFSALPANIAREVEPKFVQEGFAVASNASAFRMEEDVPLVIPEVNAEHLGLIEVQKRNRGWDGFIVTNPNCTTIMLVLTLKPLVDLGLAKVNVATMQALSGAGYPGVPSMSVIDNVLPFIRGEEDKVETEPLKLLGKFTGSGIDFASISVSASCHRVPVIDGHLEAVFAEFGRTIEVEEVIEAFKGFKPIEGLPTSPEEVIVVRDEPDRPQPRLDRDAGNGMSVVVGRVRKDGDSGIKYLVLGHNTVRGAAGASILNAELMVKEKLI; from the coding sequence ATGAAATACAAAGTTGCCGTGCTCGGAGCGACCGGAATGGTCGGGCAGAAGTTCATTCAGCTCCTCGAAAACCATCCCTGGTTTGAGATTTCAGCACTGATGGCGAGTGAGAGGAGGGTCGGGAAGGCTTACGGAGACGAGGTGGAGTGGCTCGTCTCCTCAGATGTGCCTGAAAACGTAAGGGATATGGAAATGCTGCCAATGGATCCCAGGAATGTTGATGCTGACATCGTTTTTTCCGCACTCCCCGCAAATATTGCGAGAGAGGTGGAACCCAAATTCGTTCAGGAGGGTTTTGCTGTAGCGAGCAACGCTTCTGCCTTCAGAATGGAGGAGGACGTTCCTCTGGTTATTCCTGAGGTAAATGCCGAGCATCTCGGCCTGATTGAAGTGCAGAAAAGGAACAGGGGCTGGGACGGGTTCATTGTAACGAATCCCAACTGCACGACCATCATGCTTGTTCTGACACTGAAACCGCTTGTGGACCTCGGGCTTGCTAAGGTAAACGTTGCCACGATGCAGGCGCTTAGCGGGGCCGGTTATCCCGGAGTGCCGTCTATGTCAGTTATCGATAACGTTCTGCCCTTCATCAGGGGTGAGGAGGACAAGGTTGAGACCGAACCGCTCAAACTGCTTGGAAAGTTTACGGGCAGCGGTATCGATTTTGCCAGCATAAGTGTTTCAGCCTCATGTCACAGGGTTCCGGTCATAGACGGGCACCTTGAGGCAGTTTTTGCCGAGTTTGGCAGAACTATTGAAGTAGAAGAAGTTATAGAGGCGTTCAAAGGCTTTAAGCCTATTGAAGGATTGCCCACGTCTCCGGAAGAGGTTATCGTGGTGAGGGATGAACCTGACAGACCTCAGCCGAGACTTGACAGGGATGCAGGAAACGGCATGAGCGTCGTTGTCGGCAGGGTGAGGAAGGATGGTGACAGCGGGATCAAATATCTTGTTCTCGGACACAACACTGTCAGGGGTGCTGCTGGAGCGAGCATACTGAATGCTGAGTTGATGGTAAAAGAAAAGTTAATATAG
- a CDS encoding GNAT family N-acetyltransferase: protein MMSSEVKRQFLEFKPVTFRDRKGDEVTIRQYHHEEDRERLISMYESFSPDNRCLGLPPSTRIAIENWIDYLAENGFAIVAELGGKLIGHCVIVPTADWKKVDLSIFVHQDYQDRGIGQALLGQIIDYAKRMGFDGIMLVTERDNHRAVHVYKKFGFRIVNPEHEFDMYLQLR, encoded by the coding sequence ATGATGTCTTCAGAAGTGAAAAGGCAGTTCCTGGAATTCAAGCCAGTTACTTTCAGGGACAGGAAAGGGGACGAGGTCACCATCAGACAGTACCACCATGAAGAGGACAGGGAAAGGCTGATCAGCATGTACGAGAGCTTTTCCCCGGACAACAGATGTCTCGGACTCCCGCCGTCTACGAGAATAGCCATTGAGAACTGGATAGACTACCTTGCAGAAAATGGATTCGCAATTGTTGCGGAGCTTGGAGGAAAGCTGATCGGACACTGTGTTATTGTCCCAACAGCAGACTGGAAAAAGGTGGACCTGTCAATATTCGTCCACCAGGACTACCAGGACAGAGGGATAGGGCAGGCCCTCCTCGGGCAGATAATAGACTACGCAAAGAGAATGGGTTTCGACGGAATAATGCTTGTAACGGAGAGGGACAACCACAGGGCCGTCCACGTCTACAAGAAATTCGGATTCAGAATAGTCAATCCGGAGCATGAGTTCGACATGTACCTCCAGCTCAGGTGA